The Corallococcus exiguus genome has a window encoding:
- a CDS encoding ClpXP protease specificity-enhancing factor SspB, whose product MDKKVSDKKERLLAALDQGMVMIHLDARRPGVLVPASLRGEAHLRLNLSYRFEPPDLTVGEWGVRCTLSFSGSRFTVAVPWSALFAIASHVTKEFWMYPEEMPPELLQQPPVASASVARPPQPAPVPVAAERPRAFLREVQAEHTEEPESRPEVVPPPPPEGGPPEEPQPPRRGHLRLVK is encoded by the coding sequence ATGGACAAGAAGGTTTCCGACAAGAAGGAGCGGCTGTTGGCCGCGCTCGACCAGGGCATGGTGATGATCCACCTGGACGCGCGCCGTCCGGGCGTGCTCGTCCCCGCCAGCCTCAGGGGCGAAGCGCACCTGCGCCTCAACCTCTCCTACCGTTTCGAGCCCCCCGACCTCACGGTGGGCGAGTGGGGCGTGCGCTGCACGCTGAGCTTCTCCGGTTCGCGCTTCACGGTGGCGGTGCCCTGGTCGGCGCTGTTCGCCATCGCCAGCCACGTGACGAAGGAGTTCTGGATGTACCCGGAGGAGATGCCGCCGGAGCTGCTCCAGCAGCCGCCGGTGGCGTCCGCCTCCGTCGCGCGTCCGCCGCAGCCCGCGCCGGTGCCCGTGGCCGCGGAGCGGCCCCGTGCCTTCCTGCGCGAGGTGCAGGCCGAGCACACCGAGGAGCCGGAGTCGCGTCCGGAGGTGGTGCCTCCGCCGCCGCCCGAGGGAGGCCCCCCGGAAGAGCCGCAGCCGCCGCGCCGTGGCCACCTGCGGCTGGTGAAGTAG
- the panC gene encoding pantoate--beta-alanine ligase encodes MAPHVLRTVPEVKAWVASLQKEGKTLALVPTMGFLHEGHVSLMREGGRRADVVAASIFVNPTQFGPSEDLARYPRDFDGDLARCASAGVTAVFAPEPAAMYPPGYQTYVDVTEVSQGLCGERRPGHFRGVATIVTQLLALFRPAVALFGEKDYQQLQVIKTLNRDLHLGADIVGMPTVREADGLAMSSRNAYLSADGRQRALALSKGIRAAQALLASGTRDTRALVEAARRELQAADLREDYVEVRDAGTLSPLDSVAPGQTARMLVAAFSGTTRLIDNMPLAG; translated from the coding sequence ATGGCACCCCACGTCCTGCGCACCGTTCCGGAAGTGAAGGCCTGGGTCGCGTCCCTCCAGAAGGAGGGCAAGACGCTGGCGCTCGTGCCCACCATGGGCTTCCTCCATGAGGGACATGTCTCGCTCATGAGAGAGGGCGGCCGGCGCGCGGACGTGGTGGCTGCGTCCATCTTCGTGAACCCCACGCAGTTCGGTCCCAGCGAAGACCTGGCGCGCTACCCGCGCGACTTCGACGGGGACCTGGCCAGGTGCGCGAGCGCGGGCGTCACGGCCGTGTTCGCGCCCGAGCCCGCGGCGATGTACCCCCCGGGCTACCAGACCTACGTGGACGTCACGGAGGTCAGCCAGGGGCTGTGCGGCGAGCGGCGTCCCGGCCACTTCCGGGGCGTCGCCACCATCGTCACGCAGCTGTTGGCGCTGTTCCGGCCGGCCGTGGCGCTCTTCGGAGAGAAGGACTACCAGCAGCTCCAGGTCATCAAGACGCTCAACCGCGACCTGCACCTGGGCGCGGACATCGTGGGCATGCCCACGGTGCGGGAAGCGGACGGGCTGGCCATGAGCAGCCGCAACGCCTATCTGTCCGCGGATGGACGCCAGCGGGCGCTCGCCCTGTCGAAGGGCATCCGGGCGGCCCAGGCCCTGCTCGCCTCCGGCACCCGGGACACACGGGCGTTGGTGGAGGCCGCCCGCCGTGAATTGCAGGCGGCGGACCTCCGCGAGGACTACGTGGAGGTTCGGGACGCCGGGACGCTTTCACCCCTGGACTCGGTGGCGCCCGGACAGACGGCGCGCATGCTGGTGGCGGCCTTCTCGGGCACCACGCGGCTCATCGACAACATGCCGCTGGCCGGTTAG
- the smpB gene encoding SsrA-binding protein SmpB, translated as MAAGKSKGVGAEPGVKLIAENRRARFDYTVDEKIEAGLELTGSEVKSLREGTANLSDAYALQKGTELFLLNAHIGSYKAASVFDHLPTRGRKLLMHRAEIDRWTAKVRERGYSIIPLVLYFRKGRAKVELGLCRGKTHEDRRHDIKERETKREMDREVRRR; from the coding sequence ATGGCCGCTGGAAAGTCGAAGGGTGTGGGTGCGGAGCCGGGGGTGAAGCTCATTGCCGAGAATCGGCGTGCGCGCTTCGACTACACGGTGGATGAGAAGATAGAGGCCGGGCTGGAGCTCACGGGGAGCGAGGTGAAGTCGTTGCGTGAAGGAACGGCCAACCTGTCGGACGCCTACGCGCTCCAGAAGGGCACGGAGCTGTTCCTGCTCAACGCCCACATCGGCTCCTACAAGGCGGCCAGCGTCTTCGACCACCTTCCCACCCGGGGCCGGAAGCTGCTGATGCACCGGGCGGAGATAGACCGGTGGACGGCGAAGGTTCGCGAGCGCGGTTACTCCATCATCCCGCTCGTGCTGTACTTCAGGAAGGGACGGGCCAAGGTGGAACTGGGCCTGTGCCGCGGCAAGACGCACGAAGACCGCCGTCACGACATCAAGGAACGGGAGACGAAGCGGGAGATGGACCGGGAAGTGCGCCGTCGTTGA